DNA sequence from the Chamaesiphon minutus PCC 6605 genome:
TGGCAAAGCCTCTGCCGCCTCTGAATCCTCTATCCAAGAGCATCTGGTGGGGAAACTAACGATCGTGGACAACAGAAAAATCCAGCACAGTCTCATCGCCCTAGCTCCAGCTACCACAAGCGCGATTGTCGATTGGTTGGCTCTCAGAGGCAATTGTCAGCCCTCAGATCCACTCTTCGTCAGTTTAGATCGTCGCAGCAAAGGACATCGATTAGATGGCAGCAGTATTTATCGGTTAGTCCGAAAATTTAGCGAATCCGCTGGGATTGACACGGTAGTCTCCCCTCACCAAATCAGACACAGTGCGATTACAGCGTATCTCGATGCTAGTGAAGGGAATGTTCGTGGCGCACAAGGATTAAGCCGTCTGACCAACCCGAACATTCTCTCTCGTTATGAAGATAATCGGCAGCAATATCAAGAACAAGCTTCTCATATTTTGGCAGATCTAGTTTAGATTTACCCCGCTGTGTGAATATTATCTGACTTTTCTACCTCCTCAAATCGGGGTGGATCTGTGGGCTTTTCGATCGAAAACATCAAAATTTGGGAATCGGCTCTAACCGATGTCTGGTAACAACTACAGAAAAAGCATATACCGCTAATAGCACTTAGCGGTATATTTAAAGAACAGATCTAATCCCCCCAAATTTCCCAGCAATTTATTGCCACCCTGGAATTATTAAAACTGATGGAATTGATGATGACCTAAATACCTGCGTGCATCAGGCTAAATTCAATGGAGCAACCCACTAGTACTACCACCAGTACACCCACTTTTGTCCTCGATGCCAATCCCCTAATTGCCGCATTTACCAGCTTCCTCCAATTCGATGTGGCATCCGGCGGTGCTAGTGGCGAAACCATCCGTACCTATTGGTGCGAAGCGAAACAGTACTTGCTCTGGTGTGAGGTCAATCAACTCCAACCACTAGAAGTGACGCGGGATGCGATTAAAATCTACCGCCATAACTTAGTTCAACAGCAATACAAACCTGCCACCATTGCCCTCAAATTAGTCGCTGTGAGTCGCATGTACGATGCAGCGATGGAATATGGTCTACTTTCGCATAACCCCGTCTGGGGCGTAAAAGCACCAAAGCAACGCNNNNNNNNNNNNNNNNNNNNNNNNNNNNNNNNNNNNNNNNNNNNNNNNNNNNNNNNNNNNNNNNNNNNNNNNNNNNNNNNNNNNNNNNNNNNNNNNNNNNTACTAGTAGGTTGCTCCATTGAATTTAGCCAGATGCACGGAATAATTTAGGTCATCATAAATTCCATAAGTTTTAATAATTCAAGGTTGGCAATAAATTGCTGGGAAATTTGGGGGAATTTTCACTCTTTTTTTAATATACCGCTAATAGCATTTAGCGGTATATGCTTTTTCTGTAGTTTATACCAGACATCGGTTAGAGCCGATTCCCAAATTTTGATGTTTTCGATCGAAAAGCCCACAGATCTAACCCGATTTTTGGGAGTGGAAAGGTAAGAGAATATTCAGGCGCAGGGTAAATTTAAACTAAATCTGCCAAAACATTAGTAGCCTGGGCCTGATATTTATGACGATTATCGTCGTAGCGATTGAGGGTGTTGAGATTGGCATGACGGCTCAAGCCTTGAGCGGCTCGAATATTACCGTCGCTGGCATCAAGGTAGGCGGTGATGGCACTGTGCCTGATTCGGTGAGGGGAGACTACCTTCTCGATCCCCGCTGATTCACTAAACTTTCGCACCATTCGATAAATAGTGCTGCCATCGAGTCTGTGCCCCTTGCTGCGGCGATCTAGACTAGTGAAAAGGGGATCTGACGATTCTCCGCAGGAGACGCTGCGCGAACGATAATCGTCTCTGACGGCCAACCATTGTGAGATCGCGATGGTGGTTGCTGATGATAAGTCGATCTGACTTTTTTGCATCTTCCCCTTACCCAAAATCGCTAATCTTCCAGATGCGCTAAAATCCCCCATATCCAGGCTACAGATTTCATTTCGACGCAAGGCATTGTCCCAAAGTAATCGCAAGATCGCATAATCTCTGATCCCTTTGACGGTGCTGCGATCTGGAATTTGCAGCATTTCCCTAAACCCTGCTACCTCAATCCCCGTAGTGTCGCCATAACTCTCTACTTTTAGACAGGCGACATCGGCCAGATTGAAGCTACACTGCTCTACGGTACGTGCGTAATCAACGAAGGATTTTAGAGCTGAGAGCCTTACGTTAATCGTGCTGGGGGCTAGCTTGGCTTCAATCAGCAGTTGTCGGTATTGTAGGGCTTGATAGACGGCTTCGGGCTGATATAGGGACAGAAACTGGCTCAAAAGCTGCTCTGATGCTTCGCTATTATAGGTACGGCGACAAAAATCGGCGATTGCTTTGCTGTAGTTTCTCTGAGTATTGGCAGAAATTTTCAGGCGCAGGAACTCAGCCAGAAGTTCTGAGGAAGACCGAGTGACTTCGGGTAAGTTAGGTACTGGAATGGTTTTGGAGACTGGCGATCGCATGGAATTCATAGGCAAGTTAGAGAGCGACTTTACTTGCTACAGATACTGGCATTTTAGCGCAAAATAAGCACACGACAAATTAGTTTATCGCGTTCCAATTTTCCACTTGATGCTCTCTCAAGTCGCACGGTGTCACGATCGAAATTAAGAACGCGACAATGTTTTTTTATCTAACCACCAGAGCTGCAAACAAACGCCTGGACTCATATTCACGTTATGCAAGATTCTCAAACGTGAAATTACGAGATCGATTGAAAGCGTCCATCCCTTGTCACTAAACCTAATAACAGATTTACCCAGACTGGCAAGAATGGCTGGAACAAGGTGAATTATTAAGCACCGCGACAAATTTGCCAGCAATGGTATAGATAGTCCTCGCCTTTCTATACCAAACATTCCTGAGAATTTGCTGAGAGGAGCATAAAAAATATAAATCTAAAAATTCAGGAAACTATAAGTCTCATTTCAGGTGTGACTCAAACCTTGTTGCGATTATATAAGTAATCGCTCTTAGACCTTTTATAAACCAACACCAGGATAAATAACATGAAACTCACTTCCCTTCTAGCCACCACGATCGTTATTAGTGGCACAGCAGTCTCGATAACTTCTTTACCAGCATTCAATCCTAATTCTTTCCAGGCATCCGCTCAAAGCATGAGTGAAAGCAAAAGTGAAAGCCAAGGTAAAATCGACCAAATTCTGGCTATCAAAGGTAAGCCTGGAAGTGGGGATTTACTCCGCAAGTTGTACCCAAAAGATCTCAGCCCCATTGGCATTCAAGTAGGTGGGGCGGGTATGGTAGTCAACCTATATAGTAAAAAGGACAACACGACACTTTCACTATGTACGACTTATGATGTAGTTGTCGCTGCAAAAAAAGGTCGGATTGCTAAGTTCAAACCTAGTGAGGTCAAATAATACAATCTTCTTCGATCGAATTAGGAGCATACGCTCTTTGCAACGAGATCTGCCGATCGAACTCGCGATCGCGACAACTTAAAGCTTTACCTACTCTCTCAAGTAAGACAAGATGATTTGTCTTGCTTGAGAACTATTGCTTGCAATCTGATGATAGAGTAATGTATCCTTCTTTTCTAATCAATGTGAAGTTAGATCTACTCCTGAAATGAGAGTAACTAAATCAACGATGAATACAATATTCAATCCCATTCTCAGGGCGGTCGCTGCTGGGATTTTTTGCAGTTTAGTCACAATTCCGATTACATTGATATTTCGATTAGTACGATCTCCGCAAAAATAAGATCCTTAATTTATACACTGCTATTTCTTATCAAATTCTCAGGAAACTATCAAGACAGACTCAGGGAAGAGCCTCATAGTAGTAGTCAAGTCAAACAACTAAGAGGTTAACCCTTATGAAACGCTTCGCGCTTGTCGGTTTATCAATCCTTTGTCTATCTTTAGCTGCAACTACATCTGTCAAAGCAGAAACACGTATGGAGACTCTGGCAATGTCCACAGCAACAATCGTCAATAATCCTGTTGTCAAAACAAGAATCACCCC
Encoded proteins:
- a CDS encoding tyrosine-type recombinase/integrase — encoded protein: MNSMRSPVSKTIPVPNLPEVTRSSSELLAEFLRLKISANTQRNYSKAIADFCRRTYNSEASEQLLSQFLSLYQPEAVYQALQYRQLLIEAKLAPSTINVRLSALKSFVDYARTVEQCSFNLADVACLKVESYGDTTGIEVAGFREMLQIPDRSTVKGIRDYAILRLLWDNALRRNEICSLDMGDFSASGRLAILGKGKMQKSQIDLSSATTIAISQWLAVRDDYRSRSVSCGESSDPLFTSLDRRSKGHRLDGSTIYRMVRKFSESAGIEKVVSPHRIRHSAITAYLDASDGNIRAAQGLSRHANLNTLNRYDDNRHKYQAQATNVLADLV
- a CDS encoding site-specific integrase; its protein translation is MEQPTSTTTSTPTFVLDANPLIAAFTSFLQFDVASGGASGETIRTYWCEAKQYLLWCEVNQLQPLEVTRDAIKIYRHNLVQQQYKPATIALKLVAVSRMYDAAMEYGLLSHNPVWGVKAPKQR